Within the Thunnus thynnus chromosome 23, fThuThy2.1, whole genome shotgun sequence genome, the region CAGAGtcataaatgtctttttttcctgcagatGATCGACCTGTTCTGTGCTGATGTGATGAAAAGTAGGATGTAAATTCATTATATTGACAGCCCTTTGTTCAATTTACTTTGGGTACAAATAAAACCTCCTTACAGAGTGGAAAACAGCCAAAACAATTTAACACGAGTCTCTGCACGGGTTCCATACTGTCACAGGTCGATGTGGCCATCCTGTATGGATCCAAGCAGCCGACTAAAAGGGTGACTGTTGTGGATTATTATGTGATATAAACTCTAAAGCAGAGGTTGTAAAAGTGAGGACACATAAGTTAAAgatggagggtttttttttttttttttctagacaTAGTCTCTGGACCTCTTAATGGCACAGCAGAGCATCATGCTGAAGATCATCCCGAAGATCtgtgaagaggagaaagatCACGTTAATCACCGAGAGATGCTGCAGACTTCATTTAGTCATTAAtctatagagctgcaactaaaggtcattttcattatcaattaatctgtcaattattggttgtttggtcaattaaatgtcagaaaatggtgaaaaaaaatgtttcccaaaactccaagatgacgtcttcaacccaaagatattcagtttattgtcatagaggaaaatattcattagtattatattatattcatttgagaggctttttaaattacaaattatTAATAACGATTAAGCAATTCTctaaatagttggcgattaattgtCTATTGACAATAAATCGAtaaatctttgcagctctagtcaAGAACCCAAAAATATTCGATTCATCTCGCTGTAAGAAGGAAGTTTTAGGAGCTGCAACCatcaaatgtttcacatttttgcttCATGAATGATGTCGTGActttaatcaattatcaaaatcttTCTGGCAGGGTTGCAGGCGCTGAGAGAGTCTGAAAATTCCAGCttcatttattataaataaataaaataatagtctcactgacataaaaacataaaaaataaatatcaaatggGTTTTACTTTCCATCTTATGTCACATTAATTAAAGCGTTctatatctgtttttatgttcgttttatgtctatttttgtaatttctttaaatgttgagctgcatttcttgtatgaaaggtaataaagtttattataataataatcaaaatagttgcagattaattttctttggatcgactaattgattgcAGCTCTTGTTTGATAAACGTGGTGATGTCATGTGcagtaatttaaataaaaatgtgaaactttTGATGGTTGCAGCTCCTAAAATTGGAGaatctgctgcttttccttctgacactataataatatttttaccttaaaaaaatgagtaaaagtgtgtccagagctgcaatgattagttgatagAAGATcaatctgcagctattttgattACTGAATACTCATTTTAGtaagtttttaaaacaaatgtttgctAGTTTACATGATtaagacgtcacctttgactctaTAACAGgcagtttttgttattttctgacactttacaGACATGACGAtcaaaataatctgcagattaattgatgataatCATCctaaatgtgtctgtttgaagctgaaatgaaacatgagTTGAATTTGACTTTTATCATTCAGTAATATAAAGACGGATTCAGGAAGTTTGTCTCTGGCATCGTCTGCAGACTCACCATGACGACACCGATACCGATGCCGACCCCGCCGATGATGTGCAGTCTGTTGTTGAACATCTCGTCGATGGCGGCCGGACagctctgataaaaaaaaaaaaaaaaaaaaaaaaaaaaaaacagccggAAAAGGAAAGAGGTGTTTTTATACTGAAGCTTAACTGTGCAGAATATCGACATCTGATGTCTCCATGTGACCTTTAACCCCGTCTAagcctgtctgtatgtatgttgtgTTACCTTGGTGATGAGGACCTCCAGTCCCTCCTTCTTGGGGCAGATATCTTTGGCGGCGTCGATCACCGTCCCCGTGGGGCCGCAGCAGTCCAGCTGTGAAGAGGAAACGAGACCGACACAACTTTACTTCCTCCGAGAAAAAATACTGACGTCACACAAATCGTAAGGTTGATTATCAGATGTGTTCTTATAGCTTCTGatcattattttaatgtttatttgtataaagACAAGTATATAATTAAACAACAAGCAGCAGATCACTTGTTACTACATGACTGATCCCTCTTAATGTTCCCAGTTTTGAGTAGGGAAGGTAAGGcgctcaggtgtgtgtgtgtgtgtgtgtgtgtgtgtgtgtgtgttctcacccCAAAGTGGATGAGGCGGAGGGTCTCCTTCAGTGCTTCCTGTTTGGTGTCTTTGTAGTTGTTGTAGGTCTGCTTATAAAACTCTGTAATGTCCTCCACCACCTGAAGACACacggaaaaacaaacaaacaaacaaaaacacaatcaaagtccattaaaattactgattgattgattctgcCAACCagcaacaaaaccaaaatgtatgtgtgtgtatgatcaATCTAATTTAATTCGAGTCATTAGCGCTCACATACAGTAACTGTTCAGATTAAAATGACgctgatgctgtgtgtgtatgtgtgtgcgtgtgtgtgtgtttgtttgtaccCTGTCCTTGTTGGAGAGACCCCAGATCCCAGCAGCCACTTCCACAGCGAAGATGAtgagcaggaagaagaagaactaaaagaaaacaaaaaagaggcAGTTTTATCAGCATGTTTGTGGAGCTTCAGGTGATCAACTCAGtgtgtaaaaacattaaaacaagcttaagattaaatatatttgataagatgttattaaaaaaaaaaggatatttaGGCCTAGAAAGCTGCAGCACCTGCACAGTCGCACAATGTTGAATGAAAGATCTTCTGTTTGTTATAACTgacttctttatttttgttttgggtGAAT harbors:
- the LOC137175609 gene encoding CD9 antigen-like isoform X1, with translation MTALSSWELCVKYSLFIFNFFFWLAGTGVLAVGLWLRFDSRTAGLFEGEDSPSVFFTGVYILIAAGALMMVVGFLGCCGAIKESPCMLGLFFFFLLIIFAVEVAAGIWGLSNKDRVVEDITEFYKQTYNNYKDTKQEALKETLRLIHFGLDCCGPTGTVIDAAKDICPKKEGLEVLITKSCPAAIDEMFNNRLHIIGGVGIGIGVVMIFGMIFSMMLCCAIKRSRDYV
- the LOC137175609 gene encoding CD9 antigen-like isoform X2, translating into MGALQCIKYLVFVFNFLFWLAGTGVLAVGLWLRFDSRTAGLFEGEDSPSVFFTGVYILIAAGALMMVVGFLGCCGAIKESPCMLGLFFFFLLIIFAVEVAAGIWGLSNKDRVVEDITEFYKQTYNNYKDTKQEALKETLRLIHFGLDCCGPTGTVIDAAKDICPKKEGLEVLITKSCPAAIDEMFNNRLHIIGGVGIGIGVVMIFGMIFSMMLCCAIKRSRDYV